In Pseudomonadota bacterium, the genomic stretch CAGTCTTCGCTCGTCACGAGCACTTGTGCGCCGGCCTGCTGTAGCTCAGAGACGGACACATCGTTGAAGCGCGAATGCGGGGTGTCAAAGCGCGTATTAATGTTGGACACCAGCGGGTGTGCGCGCATCTGTACACGGTGGCGAAACACGCCCCAGCGTTTGTAGGGCAACCGCGTGCGCCGAATACCATACTCGTGTTGCCACAGGGCGTGCGACGCCAAGCACGAGCACATCACCGACGCCACATGCGTGCGCGCCCACTCAAACACTTCAAGCATGTGCGGGAAAAAGGCTTCCTGGGTTAAATCTGGCTGCGTCACGTTCGCGCCCGAAATGACCAGCGCATCGAGGCCCTCGCGCTTGATGTCGTTGAAATCTTGATAGTATTGATCAATGTGCGCCTGTGCGGCTGGCCCTCGGGATAGGCCTGGCACTGTAAACAGGTGCACATACAGCTGCACAATGCGGCTGCTCGATCCTAAGCGACGCATAAACTGTCGCTCAGTGGCCTCCAGCGCGGCGTCGGGCATCATGTTGAGCACACCCACATGAAGCTCACGAATGTGCTGCTGTTTGGCGCGCGCCAGCGGCACCACCTCCTGACCGTCAGCCTGGAGACGTGCAAACGCGGGCAATGTGGAGTGAGCAACAAGCGGCATACG encodes the following:
- a CDS encoding homoserine O-succinyltransferase — translated: MPLVAHSTLPAFARLQADGQEVVPLARAKQQHIRELHVGVLNMMPDAALEATERQFMRRLGSSSRIVQLYVHLFTVPGLSRGPAAQAHIDQYYQDFNDIKREGLDALVISGANVTQPDLTQEAFFPHMLEVFEWARTHVASVMCSCLASHALWQHEYGIRRTRLPYKRWGVFRHRVQMRAHPLVSNINTRFDTPHSRFNDVSVSELQQAGAQVLVTSEDCEVLLATSADGLSAIYLQGHPEYDTLSLAKEYKREVSRFFYKERSDYPALPIDYLSPPARDLLNGFREAVICAAREGGDLPEFPEDALLNLVDNTWADTCKAIFANWLGLVYQTTHQDRCKHLMDELDADDPIGWRARMAERQEV